A stretch of the uncultured Desulfobacter sp. genome encodes the following:
- a CDS encoding helix-hairpin-helix domain-containing protein, protein METKLKRSFSILVCVMVTLCSMSAMADAKKVNINTAPKEQLTTLKYVGDAIADRIIEFRKSTPFTKIEDIMKVKGVGSKMFEVNKNQICVQDT, encoded by the coding sequence GTGGAAACAAAGTTAAAAAGAAGTTTTAGTATTCTGGTTTGCGTGATGGTGACCCTTTGTTCGATGTCGGCAATGGCTGATGCAAAGAAGGTAAACATTAATACTGCCCCCAAAGAACAACTGACAACATTAAAATATGTTGGCGATGCCATTGCTGACAGAATAATCGAATTTCGTAAAAGCACACCTTTTACAAAGATAGAAGATATTATGAAGGTAAAAGGGGTTGGATCCAAAATGTTCGAAGTCAATAAAAATCAAATTTGCGTTCAGGATACGTGA
- a CDS encoding MBL fold metallo-hydrolase yields the protein MDNKKTCPVKIHHLGAERCVTGSCHLVRFSGDKNVNILVDCGKAQGRDPELPFSSFPVKPEDIDYLFLTHAHIDHIGRVPDLIDAGFDGEIICTHPTKALLSPMFKDALSFTGRRKAEIRQLEQTIDELSWGFEYGQEFSLKQKIRFKLGNAGHILGSCFIRFEFPMGREDGNYSVVFSGDLGCKNTPILPDPDMPDSCDLLVLESTYGDRIHENRTLRVKTLGEMVEKALKDKGIIYIPAFSLGRTQELIYELDRIGVQVPVFIDSPLGLEITKIYERMGDFWDQEAKELKAHGDHPIDFKHLYSVERFQDHKRLLAFEGPGVIIAGSGMCTGGRIVDHLEHGLEDPKNDIFFVGYQARGTLGRRIVEKKMAVQARVHALSGYSAHADQAELVGWVMSMGKAPEEIRLVHGEPGARKALAKALGIKNVKY from the coding sequence ATGGATAATAAAAAAACATGTCCGGTTAAAATTCATCATCTTGGGGCAGAAAGATGTGTAACCGGTTCCTGTCATTTGGTGCGATTCTCAGGGGACAAGAATGTGAATATCCTTGTGGACTGCGGCAAAGCCCAGGGCCGTGATCCGGAACTGCCATTCTCGTCCTTCCCGGTGAAGCCGGAAGACATTGATTATTTGTTTTTGACCCATGCTCACATTGATCACATCGGTCGGGTGCCGGATTTAATCGATGCTGGGTTTGACGGGGAGATCATCTGCACCCATCCCACCAAAGCGCTTTTGAGTCCCATGTTCAAAGATGCGCTTTCTTTTACCGGCAGGCGCAAAGCCGAGATCAGGCAGCTTGAGCAGACAATTGACGAGTTGTCCTGGGGATTTGAATATGGGCAGGAATTTTCCCTGAAGCAGAAAATTCGGTTCAAGCTCGGCAATGCAGGTCATATCCTCGGTTCTTGTTTTATCCGGTTTGAATTTCCCATGGGCCGGGAAGATGGAAATTATTCCGTTGTATTTTCAGGTGATTTGGGATGTAAGAATACGCCAATTCTTCCGGATCCGGATATGCCTGACTCTTGTGATCTTCTGGTGCTTGAATCCACCTATGGCGACAGAATCCATGAAAACCGCACCCTCAGAGTGAAGACTCTTGGGGAAATGGTTGAAAAAGCGTTGAAGGACAAGGGTATCATTTATATCCCGGCTTTTTCCCTGGGAAGAACCCAAGAACTGATTTATGAACTGGACAGGATCGGTGTGCAGGTGCCGGTTTTTATTGATTCTCCGCTGGGGCTTGAGATTACGAAAATTTATGAAAGGATGGGTGACTTCTGGGACCAGGAGGCAAAGGAACTTAAAGCACATGGGGATCACCCCATAGATTTCAAGCATTTGTATTCGGTGGAGCGATTCCAGGATCATAAGCGGCTGCTGGCTTTTGAGGGCCCGGGGGTTATTATTGCCGGCAGCGGTATGTGTACCGGCGGACGGATTGTGGATCATCTCGAGCATGGTCTGGAAGATCCAAAGAATGATATCTTTTTTGTGGGATACCAGGCCAGAGGGACTCTTGGGCGTCGGATTGTCGAAAAAAAGATGGCGGTCCAAGCCCGGGTTCATGCTCTGTCCGGATATTCTGCCCATGCCGATCAGGCGGAGCTGGTGGGCTGGGTAATGTCAATGGGAAAAGCGCCTGAAGAAATCCGGCTGGTTCATGGTGAGCCTGGTGCCAGAAAGGCTTTGGCAAAGGCGCTTGGAATTAAAAATGTTAAATACTGA
- a CDS encoding Uma2 family endonuclease — MNAQPQENNKMTPAEYLEMERSSLDIKHEFYDGEIFAMVGAKFNHNQINVNIIRELGMKLKDCKSPCNPLSNDMRVKIEDKYVYPDIVTYCGEPEFEDNEFDTLINPVVIMEILSESTESYDRGKKFKAYQQISTLKEYILVSQYEYSVEQYVRTKDIWQYKLYDKEDQSVKIESVNCELHLSEIYLNVEFKRGMETGR; from the coding sequence ATGAATGCACAACCACAAGAAAACAACAAAATGACACCTGCTGAATATTTGGAAATGGAAAGAAGTTCCTTGGATATTAAGCATGAATTTTATGACGGTGAAATATTTGCCATGGTAGGGGCAAAATTCAATCATAATCAGATTAATGTAAATATCATAAGAGAATTAGGAATGAAGCTCAAAGATTGTAAATCCCCATGCAACCCTCTTTCTAATGATATGCGCGTGAAGATTGAAGATAAATATGTCTACCCGGACATTGTAACATATTGTGGCGAACCTGAATTTGAAGATAATGAATTTGACACACTGATAAACCCTGTTGTCATTATGGAGATTTTATCTGAATCTACTGAAAGTTATGATAGAGGGAAAAAATTCAAAGCTTACCAGCAGATATCAACCTTGAAAGAATACATTCTTGTTTCACAATACGAATATTCAGTAGAACAATATGTCCGCACCAAAGATATTTGGCAGTATAAATTGTACGATAAAGAAGATCAATCCGTGAAAATAGAATCTGTTAACTGTGAGCTGCATTTATCTGAAATTTACTTGAATGTTGAATTCAAACGGGGCATGGAAACAGGAAGATAA